Sequence from the Coriobacteriia bacterium genome:
GCGTCCGCGCGGGACGCCGCCGATACCGAGCGCAGCGTCGAGTGCGAGCGACCCGGTGGGAATCGCTGCGACCTGATCGGTCGCGGCATGCTCACCGAGCTTCATGAGAGAGCCCTTGCCGAACTTCTTCTCGATCTGCTCTTTGGCTACATCGAGGATCTTTTCCTTCTCGCGGTCCATGCCTCACTCGCTCCAATCCGATATCGGGCGGTCCCCTCGGGGCACCCTGACCCTACACGAACACCTGTTCGATGTCAACGCGATTCCGCACCGAGCCCAATCCGCCGTGACCTGCCCGAACTCACGATCTGAGGGGCCAGCTCCTGACGACTTCGTAGCGGGGTCCGCTGCGGCTCAGTACGCTTGAGAACAAGGTAGCCGACACCACTGACACGGTTGTCGGCAGGCTCGCCGATGCGGCATCGAGGACCTCGACGAGGCCCTCTTCGTGACGGTGTGCGCGACGGGTCCTGGCAAGGGTGATGTGAGGTACGTATCGGCGGCTCTCCTGAGCGAGGCCGCATGCGGCAGCCGCTTCGTTGACGGCCGCTGCAAGTGAGGCGGCAAGCCCGACGGGGTCATCAAGGGTGGCCCAAAGCATGTCGACCCGGTCGCGGTTTGGAACAGCGATGATCCCGACGAGCGGCAGCTCAAACTCGGACACGACGCCGACCCGCTCATCGAGTTCAC
This genomic interval carries:
- the thpR gene encoding RNA 2',3'-cyclic phosphodiesterase, with translation MRAFVGIELSPTVRDALAAAGHDIRTQAPGWAGEKWVAPGNLHVTLAFFGSIESRAVELLLGELDERVGVVSEFELPLVGIIAVPNRDRVDMLWATLDDPVGLAASLAAAVNEAAAACGLAQESRRYVPHITLARTRRAHRHEEGLVEVLDAASASLPTTVSVVSATLFSSVLSRSGPRYEVVRSWPLRS